One genomic window of Vibrio natriegens NBRC 15636 = ATCC 14048 = DSM 759 includes the following:
- the thiE gene encoding thiamine phosphate synthase → MNAYRLYLVTDDQQDLATLKHVVSKAVEGGVTMVQVREKHGDVRAFIERAQAVKDILKNTNVPLIINDRVDVALAVDADGVHLGQSDMPAHIARELIGPNKILGLSIEDEQQLAEVDILPIDYIGLSAIYATPTKTNTQKHWGIDGLKMALNTTSLPIVAIGGINESTIPALSATGVHGLALVSAICHADDPKLACEYLLSLMA, encoded by the coding sequence ATGAACGCCTATCGTTTGTATTTGGTCACCGATGACCAACAAGATCTTGCCACGCTCAAGCATGTGGTCAGTAAAGCAGTGGAAGGTGGCGTGACCATGGTGCAAGTTCGTGAGAAACATGGTGACGTACGTGCTTTCATCGAACGGGCTCAAGCGGTAAAAGATATCCTCAAAAATACTAACGTACCTTTGATAATCAATGACCGAGTTGATGTTGCACTTGCAGTCGATGCTGACGGCGTGCACCTCGGTCAATCGGACATGCCTGCTCATATCGCACGCGAACTGATTGGTCCAAATAAAATCCTCGGTTTATCCATTGAGGATGAGCAACAACTCGCGGAAGTCGACATCCTACCCATCGATTACATAGGCTTAAGTGCCATCTATGCGACACCGACCAAAACCAACACCCAAAAACACTGGGGTATAGATGGTTTAAAAATGGCACTCAATACTACATCTCTGCCGATCGTCGCGATTGGCGGCATTAACGAATCGACTATCCCAGCGCTAAGCGCAACGGGTGTACACGGTTTGGCTCTGGTATCGGCTATCTGTCACGCCGACGACCCTAAACTGGCTTGCGAGTACTTACTTAGCCTAATGGCCTGA
- a CDS encoding phosphatase PAP2 family protein: MKTKNYGLMMLALFVLGIIPLSLSSSYQNLSSPVSDGLGITFTLLTDSAGSKGFLITLILLILSLYRFKPSYKEWMQKLSMLGLLLVIGFVCKAGLKLMTESPRPYTELLVAEQLIDTPESFYQLTTEQQSSAIEHVSNQVSDWRTRHWQGEKDYSFPSGHTIFVAICLAFFGGLMLQQQCYFSAFALWFWGVSVAYSRLWLGMHRPEDLIGSVVFVAVIFTLLPTFQVTKKMPFVALAQR, from the coding sequence ATGAAAACAAAAAATTACGGATTGATGATGCTCGCCTTGTTTGTTCTTGGCATCATCCCATTGTCACTCTCCTCTTCATATCAGAATCTCTCCTCTCCAGTATCGGACGGACTCGGTATCACCTTCACTTTATTGACAGACTCCGCTGGCAGTAAGGGGTTTCTTATCACTCTTATCTTGTTGATTCTGTCTCTCTATCGATTTAAACCCAGCTATAAAGAGTGGATGCAGAAGCTGTCTATGCTTGGCTTACTGTTAGTGATTGGTTTTGTCTGTAAAGCAGGCTTAAAACTGATGACAGAAAGCCCACGCCCATATACCGAACTTCTGGTTGCCGAACAGCTTATAGACACACCAGAGTCTTTTTATCAGCTAACAACAGAACAACAATCGAGCGCGATTGAACACGTCTCAAACCAAGTCAGCGATTGGAGAACCCGCCATTGGCAAGGAGAAAAAGACTACTCTTTTCCTTCTGGACACACGATTTTCGTCGCAATTTGTCTGGCATTCTTTGGTGGCTTAATGCTGCAACAGCAATGTTACTTTTCCGCTTTTGCTCTTTGGTTTTGGGGAGTCAGTGTAGCATACAGCCGTTTGTGGTTAGGCATGCATCGCCCTGAAGATTTGATAGGCTCAGTGGTATTTGTCGCCGTGATATTTACGCTTCTGCCCACATTTCAGGTCACTAAAAAGATGCCGTTTGTTGCTTTGGCGCAGCGCTAA
- a CDS encoding molybdopterin guanine dinucleotide-containing S/N-oxide reductase, whose amino-acid sequence MTNMTRRGFLKGTGMAAGAMAFTSFSRLSVASSDARGKGILTAGRMGPMLCEVKDGKLISTTNALPQTVPNSLQSTGPDQVHTKARVKYPMVRKGYLANPSSPEGIRGSDEFERVSWDEAYKLIHEQHMRIRKTYGPASVFAGSYGWRSSGVLHKAQTLLQRYMSMAGGYSGHLGDYSTGAAQIIMPHVVGSIEVYEQQTTYPVVLEHSDVVVLWGLNPINTLKIAWSSTDCAGLEFFHQLKKSGKTVIAIDPIRSETIEFFGDNAEWIAPHPMTDVAMMMGIAHTLVKQGKHDKAFLEKYSTGYDKFEAYLFGEEDGVEKSAEWASSICGVPVKQLELLADIFSKNRTMLMSGWGMQRQQYGEQRHWMLVTLASMLGQIGLPGGGFGLSYHYSNGGNPARDAGVLPAISASLGGGSSAGNDWAVSGAVQSFPVARIVEALENPGKAYHHNGHELTFPDIKMIWWAGGANFTHHQDTNRLIRAWQKPELIVISEPYWTAAAKHADIVLPITTSFERNDMTMTGDYSNQHLVPMKQVVEPQGEARNDFDVFADMAEMIAPGGRDVYTEGKTEMEWLYGFYKVAQQGGRGSRVAMPNFSKFWEDNQLIEMKWNEKNAQFVRYADFREDPVLNPLGTPSGKIEIYSKTIEGYQLEDCLPHPAWFEPTEYTGNAQDGELQLMTAHAAHRLHSQFNYAKIREEYAIANREPIWIHPEDAKSRGIKTGDLVRAFNGRGQVLVGAEVTDRIKQGSVCIHEGGWPDLDPNTGICKNGGCNVLTLDIPTSRLGNGCAANSALVRIEKYTGPELELTAFEPPKNG is encoded by the coding sequence ATGACTAATATGACCCGCCGCGGATTTCTGAAAGGCACTGGTATGGCGGCCGGTGCGATGGCATTCACTTCATTTTCACGGTTGTCCGTTGCCTCTTCGGATGCGCGTGGTAAAGGCATCTTAACGGCTGGTCGCATGGGCCCGATGCTGTGTGAAGTGAAAGATGGCAAACTGATTTCTACAACGAATGCGCTGCCTCAGACGGTACCAAACAGCCTGCAAAGCACTGGGCCAGACCAAGTGCATACTAAGGCTCGTGTTAAATACCCAATGGTGCGAAAAGGCTACCTGGCAAACCCATCCTCACCCGAAGGCATTCGAGGCAGTGATGAATTTGAACGCGTGTCCTGGGATGAGGCTTACAAGCTGATCCATGAGCAACACATGCGTATTCGTAAAACCTATGGTCCAGCTTCTGTTTTCGCTGGCTCGTATGGTTGGCGTTCTAGCGGCGTGCTGCACAAAGCGCAGACCCTGCTACAACGCTATATGAGTATGGCGGGCGGTTATTCTGGTCACCTAGGCGATTACTCTACGGGGGCCGCACAGATCATCATGCCGCACGTTGTCGGTTCGATTGAAGTCTATGAGCAACAAACCACTTACCCTGTTGTTCTTGAGCACAGTGACGTGGTGGTTCTTTGGGGGTTAAACCCAATCAACACCCTAAAAATTGCGTGGAGCTCAACTGACTGCGCGGGTCTTGAGTTTTTCCATCAACTGAAAAAATCGGGCAAGACGGTGATTGCGATTGACCCGATTCGTTCTGAAACCATCGAATTCTTTGGTGATAATGCCGAGTGGATCGCGCCGCATCCAATGACTGACGTAGCGATGATGATGGGTATTGCGCACACTTTAGTCAAACAAGGTAAGCATGACAAAGCTTTCCTCGAGAAGTACTCCACGGGTTACGATAAATTCGAAGCGTACTTATTTGGCGAAGAAGACGGGGTAGAGAAATCAGCCGAATGGGCGTCAAGTATCTGTGGTGTGCCTGTTAAGCAGCTAGAGCTGTTGGCAGATATCTTCAGTAAAAACCGCACCATGTTAATGTCTGGCTGGGGCATGCAGCGTCAACAGTACGGTGAGCAACGTCACTGGATGCTGGTTACGCTGGCATCTATGCTGGGTCAGATTGGCTTGCCGGGCGGCGGTTTCGGTCTCTCGTACCACTACTCTAATGGTGGTAACCCTGCCCGAGATGCGGGTGTACTTCCTGCAATTTCAGCATCGTTAGGTGGCGGTTCATCTGCGGGTAATGACTGGGCGGTGTCGGGGGCTGTACAAAGTTTCCCTGTGGCGCGAATTGTGGAAGCGCTGGAAAACCCAGGCAAAGCTTATCATCACAATGGTCACGAGCTGACGTTCCCTGATATCAAAATGATTTGGTGGGCTGGTGGCGCGAACTTTACTCATCACCAAGATACCAATCGTCTTATCAGAGCATGGCAAAAACCTGAACTGATCGTGATTTCAGAACCTTACTGGACAGCTGCTGCGAAGCATGCCGATATCGTTCTGCCAATCACCACGTCGTTTGAACGTAACGATATGACCATGACGGGTGACTACAGTAACCAGCACTTGGTTCCAATGAAGCAGGTGGTAGAGCCTCAGGGAGAAGCGCGTAACGACTTCGATGTTTTTGCCGACATGGCGGAGATGATCGCTCCGGGTGGACGAGATGTGTACACCGAAGGCAAAACGGAAATGGAATGGCTTTACGGGTTCTACAAAGTGGCGCAACAAGGTGGTCGTGGCTCTCGCGTAGCAATGCCGAACTTCAGTAAATTCTGGGAAGACAACCAGCTGATCGAGATGAAATGGAACGAGAAAAACGCTCAGTTTGTCCGTTATGCTGATTTTCGTGAAGATCCTGTTTTGAACCCTCTTGGTACGCCTAGTGGCAAAATTGAAATCTACTCGAAGACGATTGAAGGTTATCAGCTAGAAGATTGTTTGCCGCACCCTGCTTGGTTCGAACCAACAGAATATACGGGTAATGCGCAAGATGGAGAGTTGCAGCTCATGACGGCACACGCAGCCCATCGTCTTCACAGTCAGTTTAACTACGCGAAAATCCGCGAAGAGTACGCGATTGCGAACCGTGAACCGATTTGGATTCACCCTGAAGATGCGAAATCCCGCGGCATAAAAACGGGTGATCTTGTTCGAGCTTTTAATGGCCGAGGTCAGGTGTTAGTCGGCGCAGAAGTGACGGATCGCATCAAGCAAGGTTCGGTTTGTATTCACGAAGGTGGCTGGCCAGATCTGGATCCAAATACCGGGATATGTAAGAACGGTGGTTGCAATGTGCTGACTCTGGATATTCCGACCTCCAGACTCGGCAATGGCTGCGCGGCAAACTCGGCACTGGTCCGTATCGAAAAATATACCGGCCCTGAGTTAGAACTCACCGCGTTTGAACCACCTAAAAATGGGTAG
- a CDS encoding NapC/NirT family cytochrome c, whose translation MTMKKRTIILLLAVGIGVGWLTLGGSAAVMHYTSSTEFCVSCHTMETPYKEYQGSVHFSNAKGIRAECSDCHIPHEPVDYLITKIRASKDIYHEFITGKIDTPEKYEAHRKELAEMVWEQFRENDSATCRSCHDFDAMEPFEQSRDAVKMHEYGIANNQTCIDCHKGVAHFAPEAELDSKAFETLMSFTTQTSPGAEVVYPVTAIDMGELGTINPTTKLDVVSTEGDARTVKLNAYQMKGAEQVLYMGEGQRAIVATLTEQGQQALEGGEFAADVYGNEWRSVSLTGTIDSPVVDTLEPVWSYAEELDNVYCATCHAKIPSNHFTVNAWGPVAKSMGDRTDITAENLEILTKFFQHHAKDVVGH comes from the coding sequence ATTACAATGAAAAAACGAACTATTATTTTGTTATTAGCGGTTGGGATAGGGGTTGGTTGGTTAACCCTCGGGGGATCGGCTGCGGTGATGCATTACACTTCATCTACGGAGTTTTGTGTCTCGTGCCATACCATGGAAACACCTTATAAAGAGTATCAAGGGTCTGTTCACTTTAGTAACGCAAAAGGCATTCGCGCAGAATGTTCTGACTGTCACATCCCTCATGAACCTGTCGACTATTTGATTACGAAAATTCGTGCATCGAAGGATATTTACCACGAGTTCATCACAGGCAAAATAGATACGCCTGAAAAATACGAAGCGCACCGGAAAGAATTGGCTGAAATGGTTTGGGAGCAGTTCCGCGAAAATGATTCTGCAACCTGTCGTTCGTGTCACGACTTTGATGCGATGGAACCGTTTGAGCAATCACGTGATGCTGTGAAAATGCACGAGTACGGAATTGCAAACAATCAGACCTGTATTGATTGTCACAAAGGTGTGGCTCACTTCGCACCAGAGGCCGAACTCGACAGTAAAGCGTTTGAAACACTCATGAGCTTTACCACTCAAACCTCTCCTGGAGCAGAAGTGGTTTACCCAGTCACAGCCATCGATATGGGTGAGTTGGGTACTATTAATCCAACAACGAAGTTAGACGTTGTCAGTACGGAAGGTGATGCTCGCACGGTTAAACTGAACGCTTACCAAATGAAAGGCGCTGAACAAGTGCTCTACATGGGTGAAGGTCAACGTGCAATTGTCGCCACACTGACAGAGCAAGGTCAGCAAGCGCTTGAAGGTGGTGAGTTTGCTGCTGATGTATACGGTAACGAATGGCGCTCTGTTTCTTTAACTGGCACGATTGATTCTCCAGTCGTAGATACGCTAGAGCCAGTATGGTCATACGCAGAAGAGTTGGACAATGTTTACTGTGCAACTTGTCATGCGAAGATTCCTTCAAATCACTTCACGGTGAACGCATGGGGACCAGTCGCGAAGAGTATGGGTGATCGCACGGATATTACCGCCGAAAACCTAGAAATTCTGACTAAGTTCTTCCAGCACCACGCGAAAGATGTGGTTGGTCACTAA
- a CDS encoding GNAT family N-acetyltransferase, producing MSIQLSTPRTIMTPIGENDWALFHRLHTERDIISLCFDAPNEEQLREKFASRLSTWTPKSKHWLCLVIKDSLTEQPIGITGFVAHNGAAEVGYLLLPEFHGKQLGTETLETVISWAHTQHQINVFSATVTEGNIASERVLEKCGFGLVKVIPEAYEIGGIRFADKIYALEI from the coding sequence ATGTCGATTCAACTATCCACTCCCAGAACAATAATGACACCTATCGGGGAAAACGACTGGGCATTATTTCATCGTCTTCATACTGAAAGGGATATCATCTCTCTCTGTTTCGATGCACCCAACGAAGAACAGTTAAGAGAAAAGTTCGCATCGCGCTTATCAACCTGGACACCGAAGAGCAAACACTGGCTTTGCTTGGTGATAAAAGATTCCTTAACCGAACAACCGATAGGTATCACCGGGTTTGTTGCTCATAACGGAGCTGCAGAAGTCGGCTATTTGCTTCTGCCAGAGTTTCATGGCAAGCAATTAGGTACCGAAACTCTCGAAACCGTAATAAGCTGGGCACATACGCAACATCAGATCAATGTATTTTCTGCCACGGTAACTGAGGGGAATATCGCCTCTGAACGTGTGTTGGAAAAATGCGGCTTTGGCTTAGTGAAAGTCATCCCAGAGGCTTATGAAATAGGTGGTATTCGTTTCGCAGACAAAATCTACGCTCTGGAAATATAA
- a CDS encoding HAD family hydrolase yields the protein MIYLFDWGNTLMVDFPHAKGKMCDWNTVEAIPQAKEVLAALSQNHQIYIATSASDSVMEDVQRAFQRVDLDQYINGYFCFANVGIKKNRAEFYQAVAKILGAKEKELTMIGDIPTKDIYPAIEAGLNAIWFNAAGDPAPGQPIEQQIRFLSELVSD from the coding sequence ATGATTTATCTATTCGATTGGGGCAACACATTAATGGTCGACTTCCCTCACGCAAAGGGGAAAATGTGTGACTGGAACACTGTCGAAGCGATCCCTCAGGCCAAAGAGGTTTTGGCAGCGCTCTCGCAAAATCATCAGATTTACATCGCGACCAGTGCGTCAGATTCAGTAATGGAAGATGTCCAGCGGGCGTTCCAGCGAGTTGATTTAGACCAGTACATCAACGGTTATTTTTGCTTTGCCAATGTCGGCATTAAAAAGAATCGTGCCGAATTTTACCAAGCGGTGGCGAAAATCCTGGGTGCTAAAGAAAAAGAGTTGACCATGATTGGTGACATACCGACCAAAGATATCTACCCAGCGATCGAAGCGGGATTAAATGCTATATGGTTTAACGCTGCTGGTGATCCCGCTCCAGGTCAACCCATTGAGCAGCAAATCCGCTTTTTGTCAGAGCTGGTTTCAGACTAA
- a CDS encoding glycerate kinase, whose translation MKVVIAPDSFKESLTAKQVSESIKAGLARVWHDAEFVTVPVADGGEGTVQSLIDATQGQQVFTTVFDPLNKEVQAFYGILGDGETAVIEMAEASGLHLVPAEDRDPKLTSSFGTGQLIKHALDRGMQRLIIGLGGSATNDGGVGMLSALGVKFLDESGNAIATNGGGLINLASIDTSGLDVRLAQCEILVACDVDNPLCGEKGASATFGPQKGATTTDISVLDNALRKFGELTEQVTGKHVLTREGAGAAGGMGAALLGYTPARLQPGIEIVLETVKLADHVADADIVFTGEGRIDHQTAHGKTPMGVAKVAKQFNLPVIALAGCVGDNYQAVYQCGIDAVFPCVPRAMSLADAMTEAETNVANLAENVARLWTKK comes from the coding sequence ATGAAAGTGGTAATTGCACCTGATTCATTTAAAGAAAGCTTAACCGCCAAGCAAGTTAGCGAATCGATAAAGGCAGGTCTTGCTCGTGTTTGGCATGATGCCGAGTTTGTTACGGTCCCCGTTGCCGATGGTGGCGAAGGTACTGTCCAGTCCTTGATTGATGCAACTCAAGGTCAGCAAGTATTCACTACTGTTTTTGACCCTTTAAATAAAGAGGTTCAGGCGTTTTACGGCATTCTCGGCGATGGTGAAACTGCTGTGATTGAGATGGCAGAAGCCAGTGGCTTGCATCTTGTTCCTGCGGAAGATCGTGATCCTAAACTGACCAGCAGTTTTGGTACTGGTCAGTTGATTAAACATGCTTTAGATCGTGGTATGCAACGTTTAATCATTGGTTTGGGCGGGAGTGCAACCAATGACGGTGGTGTCGGTATGTTGTCTGCGTTGGGTGTTAAATTTCTTGATGAATCGGGGAATGCAATTGCCACAAACGGTGGTGGCTTAATTAATCTCGCTTCCATCGATACGTCAGGCCTCGACGTCCGTTTAGCACAATGTGAAATACTCGTAGCGTGTGACGTGGATAACCCTCTTTGTGGTGAAAAAGGTGCTTCGGCAACTTTTGGGCCACAGAAAGGAGCGACAACCACTGATATCTCTGTGCTGGATAATGCATTGCGTAAATTTGGTGAGTTGACAGAACAAGTCACAGGTAAGCATGTACTCACCCGAGAAGGTGCAGGTGCTGCGGGTGGCATGGGGGCTGCACTGCTAGGTTACACACCTGCTCGTTTACAACCGGGCATTGAAATTGTATTAGAGACGGTCAAACTAGCGGATCATGTTGCCGATGCTGATATTGTTTTTACCGGAGAAGGAAGAATTGACCATCAAACGGCTCACGGGAAAACTCCGATGGGGGTCGCGAAAGTGGCGAAGCAATTTAACCTACCAGTAATAGCGTTGGCTGGCTGTGTGGGCGACAACTATCAAGCCGTTTATCAATGCGGTATTGATGCGGTATTTCCTTGTGTGCCAAGAGCCATGAGTTTAGCGGATGCGATGACAGAAGCGGAAACTAACGTGGCTAATTTGGCCGAGAACGTCGCACGGTTATGGACAAAGAAATGA
- a CDS encoding GntP family permease, translating into MNLILILLGVIAFIVLTTTKFKLHPFLALIIAAFLAAFAYGLPADSIAKTIASGFGGILGYIGLVIVLGTIIGVILEKSGAAITMADTVIKVLGERFPTLTMSIIGYIVSVPVFCDSGFVILNSLKESLAKRLKTSSVAMSVALATGLYATHTFVPPTPGPIAAAGNLGLESNLGLVIGVGIFVAAVAALAGMLWANRFKHVEPDGLEAEEIQHDWKALKASYGKLPTASQAFAPIFVPILLICFGSIAKFPSLPLGEGILFDVLTFLGQPLTALVIGLFLSVRLLKSDRKIEEFGERISQGITAAAPILLITGAGGAFGAVLKATPLGDYLGTTLSALGVGIFMPFIVAAALKSAQGSSTVALVTTSALVAPMLTQLGLDSEMGRVLTVMAIGAGAMTVSHANDSFFWVVSQFSRMSVGLAYRAQTMATLIQGVTAMALVYILSLVLL; encoded by the coding sequence ATGAACCTTATATTAATCCTGCTCGGGGTGATCGCGTTTATCGTGCTTACCACCACCAAATTTAAGTTACATCCCTTCCTCGCTTTAATAATCGCGGCGTTTCTTGCTGCGTTTGCATATGGCTTACCTGCCGATAGCATTGCTAAAACCATCGCTTCTGGCTTTGGCGGTATCCTTGGATACATCGGTTTAGTTATCGTCCTAGGTACCATCATCGGTGTTATCCTGGAAAAAAGTGGCGCAGCGATAACCATGGCGGATACTGTGATTAAAGTGCTGGGTGAGCGTTTTCCAACCCTCACGATGAGTATTATCGGTTACATCGTTTCTGTGCCAGTATTCTGTGATTCTGGCTTCGTTATTCTTAATTCTTTGAAAGAGTCACTGGCCAAGCGACTCAAAACGTCAAGTGTGGCGATGAGTGTGGCACTAGCAACAGGTTTATACGCGACACACACCTTTGTACCGCCAACTCCGGGCCCTATTGCAGCAGCAGGTAACCTTGGTTTGGAATCTAACCTTGGTTTGGTTATTGGCGTGGGTATCTTTGTAGCGGCGGTCGCAGCGTTAGCAGGTATGTTATGGGCAAACCGATTCAAACATGTTGAGCCTGATGGCCTTGAAGCAGAAGAAATTCAACATGATTGGAAAGCTCTGAAAGCCTCTTACGGAAAACTTCCGACCGCAAGCCAGGCATTTGCTCCAATTTTTGTTCCAATCTTACTGATCTGTTTTGGCTCCATTGCAAAATTCCCAAGCTTGCCGTTAGGTGAGGGTATACTGTTTGATGTACTGACTTTCCTAGGTCAACCTTTGACGGCATTGGTCATTGGCTTGTTCCTTTCTGTTCGCCTATTAAAATCAGACCGTAAGATTGAAGAGTTTGGTGAGCGCATTAGCCAAGGCATCACGGCGGCAGCGCCTATTCTATTGATTACTGGTGCTGGTGGTGCATTTGGTGCAGTGCTAAAAGCGACGCCACTTGGTGATTACCTTGGCACGACATTATCAGCGTTAGGTGTTGGTATCTTTATGCCGTTTATTGTTGCCGCAGCTTTAAAGTCAGCGCAAGGTTCTTCAACCGTTGCTTTGGTGACGACCTCTGCTTTGGTAGCGCCAATGCTTACGCAGCTTGGTTTGGATTCAGAAATGGGCCGCGTGCTGACTGTAATGGCAATTGGTGCGGGTGCGATGACGGTTTCACATGCAAACGATAGTTTCTTCTGGGTTGTTTCTCAGTTTAGCCGAATGTCAGTGGGTTTGGCTTATCGAGCGCAAACCATGGCAACCCTAATTCAAGGTGTTACTGCGATGGCGTTGGTATACATTTTGAGTCTCGTTCTCTTATAA
- a CDS encoding sugar diacid recognition domain-containing protein — MVILDHVLAQEIVDRTMSIIGHNVNVMNSSGIIIGSGDAKRIGQVHDGAVLAISHGESLELTQQQCSTLQGVKPGINMLLKLHGEVVGTVGVTGEPDTIRDFASLVKMTAELTIEQAALVEKFQWDRRHREEFILSWIKGSLTDEELKDWAMRLSIDITQPRVATVIEVSTSSASKSMKSVRNIVELLEYPERNNLVAIVSVNEIVVLKPCQSIKQWNSQIESERIDKLMSRLSDHDSHTFHIALGQVFSEPKDVALSYQSAKQVLAVGKQFYPERRKYLFDDLRLPVLLAPLADIWQGEQIIDSVNLLKGKDKSGQLLKTLDVLFECDGNVKECANAMFIHRNTLRYRLDKITEITGLSTTDFVGLAELYIATRLSKMT; from the coding sequence ATGGTGATTCTGGATCATGTGCTCGCACAGGAGATCGTCGACAGAACCATGTCTATTATTGGTCACAATGTTAATGTGATGAACTCATCTGGCATCATTATAGGCAGCGGTGACGCCAAGCGAATTGGGCAGGTGCATGACGGGGCGGTGCTTGCGATAAGTCACGGGGAATCCTTAGAATTAACTCAACAGCAATGTTCCACTTTGCAGGGCGTGAAACCGGGTATCAATATGCTGCTCAAACTTCATGGTGAAGTGGTAGGCACGGTTGGTGTTACTGGAGAGCCAGACACCATACGCGATTTTGCGAGTTTGGTTAAAATGACGGCTGAGCTCACCATTGAACAAGCCGCATTGGTCGAAAAGTTTCAGTGGGATAGGCGTCATCGAGAGGAGTTTATTCTGTCTTGGATCAAGGGCAGTTTAACCGACGAAGAGCTTAAAGATTGGGCAATGCGACTGTCGATTGATATTACTCAGCCCAGAGTCGCTACGGTAATTGAAGTTTCGACTTCATCAGCCTCGAAAAGCATGAAAAGTGTGCGAAATATTGTTGAGCTGTTGGAATATCCAGAACGAAATAACCTTGTCGCCATTGTCTCTGTAAACGAAATTGTCGTTCTTAAGCCGTGTCAAAGTATCAAACAGTGGAACAGCCAAATAGAAAGCGAACGGATTGATAAATTGATGTCTCGCTTAAGTGACCATGACTCACATACCTTTCATATTGCTCTTGGTCAGGTATTTAGCGAGCCCAAAGATGTGGCGTTATCGTATCAAAGTGCTAAGCAAGTATTAGCCGTTGGGAAGCAGTTTTACCCAGAGCGACGTAAATACTTATTTGATGATTTACGCTTGCCGGTGTTGTTGGCTCCTTTGGCGGATATTTGGCAGGGTGAACAAATTATTGATAGTGTGAACCTGTTGAAGGGCAAAGATAAATCTGGTCAGTTACTGAAAACACTGGATGTATTATTCGAATGCGACGGGAACGTGAAAGAGTGCGCTAATGCTATGTTTATTCATAGAAATACACTTAGGTATCGTTTGGATAAGATCACGGAAATCACCGGTTTATCCACTACAGATTTTGTGGGTTTAGCTGAGCTATATATTGCGACCCGGCTCTCAAAAATGACCTAA